The Armatimonadota bacterium genome includes a region encoding these proteins:
- a CDS encoding ABC transporter ATP-binding protein, giving the protein MTAIAIEHVTKRFSGSPRPAVDDCSLSVDAGELTVLLGPSGCGKTTLLKLINRLYEPDSGRILIGGDDIRSQPPTQLRRRIGYVIQQIGLFPHLRVEQNIAVVPELLGWPRARIEARIDELLDLVGLPREYRRRRPRELSGGEQQRVGLARALAADPAIMLMDEPFGAVDAITRARLQDELRAIQRKLRKTIVFVTHDVDEALRLADRIAVMRNGRIVQHDRPLAILTRPRDAFVAELLASDDVLRHLSLMPVASVLRGDAARGGDVLGDVATVRADDDLRSALSVLLRTDVASVIVVGDGGVVVGRVGLEDIRNVLRR; this is encoded by the coding sequence ATGACCGCCATCGCGATCGAGCACGTCACCAAGCGCTTTTCGGGCTCGCCCCGGCCTGCGGTGGACGACTGCAGTCTGTCCGTCGACGCCGGAGAGCTCACGGTGCTGCTGGGACCCTCCGGCTGCGGCAAGACGACCCTGCTGAAGCTGATCAACCGGCTGTACGAGCCTGACAGCGGCCGCATCCTCATCGGCGGCGACGACATCCGCTCCCAACCTCCCACCCAGCTGCGCCGCCGCATCGGGTACGTAATCCAACAGATCGGCCTGTTCCCGCATCTGAGGGTGGAGCAGAACATCGCCGTCGTCCCGGAACTGCTGGGCTGGCCCCGGGCAAGGATCGAGGCGCGGATCGACGAGTTGCTCGATCTGGTCGGCCTGCCGCGCGAGTACCGCCGCCGCCGTCCGCGCGAGCTGTCGGGCGGGGAGCAGCAACGGGTGGGGCTGGCGCGGGCCCTGGCCGCCGATCCGGCGATCATGCTGATGGACGAGCCGTTCGGCGCAGTCGACGCGATCACCCGCGCGCGGCTGCAGGACGAACTGCGGGCCATCCAGCGGAAGCTGCGCAAGACGATCGTCTTCGTGACGCACGACGTCGACGAGGCGCTGCGGCTGGCCGACCGGATTGCGGTGATGCGGAACGGCCGCATCGTCCAGCACGACCGGCCCCTGGCAATCCTGACCCGGCCGCGCGACGCGTTCGTCGCCGAACTGCTGGCCAGCGACGACGTGTTGCGCCACCTCAGCCTGATGCCGGTGGCGTCGGTCCTGCGAGGGGACGCTGCGCGGGGCGGGGACGTCTTGGGGGACGTGGCGACGGTGAGGGCGGACGATGACCTGCGCTCGGCCCTCTCGGTCCTCCTGCGGACGGACGTGGCCTCCGTGATCGTAGTCGGTGACGGCGGGGTGGTCGTGGGGCGGGTGGGGCTCGAGGACATCCGGAACGTGCTGAGAAGGTAG